The sequence below is a genomic window from Chondrinema litorale.
GTGATTAGAAACCTAAAGTTTGTAAACTCTGTAAGTGAGATAATTGGGTTTTCAAATGGTTTTTCGTAGCCAAATGGCCAAAACCAGATACCTAAAAAGTAACTAAAGAATAAAATTACTGCAAGATACAACACATATTTTGGCAAATGACCAGTAGCCTGTTTCCAAGACTTTGCAATACCTTCGTATAACCAGTAAGCTCCGCTAAATACACCAAAAAGCCCGATTACTATAAGGCCCCCGATCTTAACACTAATCATAAATGCCATACTCAAGGTAAGCCATAATAATGTTGCAGGTGATGGAGATGGAAGTTGCTTAAAGAAGCGAATCATGTAAAGAAAACTGGCTGCATAACCTAAAAGAAAAGGAATATCTTTAGGGTTATTCATACTATGCCCGAAATACCTAGGAGACAAAATCATGAATAAGGCAGCAAAAAGCCCTATTCTCCATGAGCCTAATTCTTTACCTATTCGGGCAGTAAACATAATCGCCAAAACACCCATTAAAGCATTTAATAGATGACGTGTTTCATAAATGCCAAAAGGAGATATTTTTTCTAATAATGCAGCCATTACATCAAAAGAAGCGCTATAATGCATTGTTGCATTTCGGGCATGTTTGGTCATGTCAAACACTTCTTTATTCTCTCCCCCCGAACTGTAATACTTTAAAATATCATCAGCATATTCTACCAAAACTGGCTCATCCCAAGTTATTCCATAATCGAAGCTGAGTAAAGGAATGATTATAAATGCCAAAAATAGAATGAGATGATAAGCAAGATTATATATACCATGATTCCCATCCTTAAGACCAGACACACCAGATTTACCTTGCTTAATTTGTTTTATTGGTAATAAAAATTTTTCAAAAAAAAGCTTTTTAAAGTAGGCTAATTTTATTGAAACTATATTTGAGAATTTGATATCAGTTTGAGTATCTGACAATAATACTTCTACTGCTTCTGGATGACTACTTTTTAATTGAGAAATGTAATTGTAAGCTCCTGAAGGATAATTGTATAGATCAAATGCACTCAGTGCTTTACTATTTATAATAGTATATGGTATTGCAGCTCCTTTTAAGTTTAAACCATATAAAAAGTTTACAATCACCAAAAGCAACTTCTGCAAAAAGCCAGTTGGCAACTTCTCTACAAAGTATAATGCATCGGACTTTTGCTTGTGATGATGATACCATTTATTTATATGGTCAAACTGATCTTTATTAAACTCAGAATTGATTAACAAGCAATCCATATCACCTTGCTCTTTGCAAATTGCTTTAACTTCATCAATTGCAATTTCAGGGTTTTCTGAAACTGAATGTACATTTTCAGAATACTCAGCAGCCTCGCCTAAAACGAATACCTTTAATCCAGACTTACTAGCACTAGTATAAAAGTCTTGATTGAGCAATTCCTGACCATTTTTAACGATTAAAGCCAGACTTCCCACTTTTTTAGGAACTTGTATTGATTCTGCTCTTTTCGCTTTTTTTAACTTTTTTGCCATAAACATCAACCTTATGATACCAAAGCTAATAATTGTTAATGTAAAACCTAAAATTCTTG
It includes:
- a CDS encoding tetratricopeptide repeat protein, giving the protein MAKKLKKAKRAESIQVPKKVGSLALIVKNGQELLNQDFYTSASKSGLKVFVLGEAAEYSENVHSVSENPEIAIDEVKAICKEQGDMDCLLINSEFNKDQFDHINKWYHHHKQKSDALYFVEKLPTGFLQKLLLVIVNFLYGLNLKGAAIPYTIINSKALSAFDLYNYPSGAYNYISQLKSSHPEAVEVLLSDTQTDIKFSNIVSIKLAYFKKLFFEKFLLPIKQIKQGKSGVSGLKDGNHGIYNLAYHLILFLAFIIIPLLSFDYGITWDEPVLVEYADDILKYYSSGGENKEVFDMTKHARNATMHYSASFDVMAALLEKISPFGIYETRHLLNALMGVLAIMFTARIGKELGSWRIGLFAALFMILSPRYFGHSMNNPKDIPFLLGYAASFLYMIRFFKQLPSPSPATLLWLTLSMAFMISVKIGGLIVIGLFGVFSGAYWLYEGIAKSWKQATGHLPKYVLYLAVILFFSYFLGIWFWPFGYEKPFENPIISLTEFTNFRFLITYELFEGERINMDSPPWYYTFKWIGISVPVFVLAGFVLSLLPTLFKKEISQKGILLMMFFGFFFPIIYTIIQNSTLYSGWRHLMFVYVPMIVLAATGWNYLLNLNQKWVPVAATALVVVLFIKPAYWMVKNHPNEYVYFNEFVGGINGAYKNYETEYWCNSMKQATEWLIENGNLSEEEKTRVAANFEINSAQYYANKYPERVQILWTRENEKYKEKWDYAFFGTRGMPQALIEASFPPKGTIHMIKADTVPLLAIVKREHDYIAEAFALRNAGKRQEALAIAEKAVAFDPQNVEGQRIKGMLQIDLNINDDAIKTLSKVIQLNPDDFVAYTLAGIAYNRKKDFEAAIRLFNKSIELKVNNSSGYLNRGRSYMALKKYNLALENFEEAAKYDNGRNPRIFVEASIALLQQGLDNPQIKNNRFQLAIRNMHRALEMNPNQRDVYQNLVYAYKEIGDEANAMKYMNILEGK